From the genome of Periplaneta americana isolate PAMFEO1 chromosome 15, P.americana_PAMFEO1_priV1, whole genome shotgun sequence, one region includes:
- the Mdh1 gene encoding malate dehydrogenase, cytoplasmic: MGSPIRVVVTGAAGQIAYSLLYQIAKGDVFGADQPLILHLLDIPPMMGVLGGVVMEIMDCALPLVREVIPTADPAVAFKDVEAAFLVGAMPRKEGMERKDLLSANVKIFKVQGEALDKYAKKTVKVLVVGNPANTNALICSKYAPSIPRENFTAMTRLDQNRGCSQIADRLKVPVGQVKNVIIWGNHSATQVPDANSATVDLGSGHVPVVEALKNDEWLKGEFITTVQKRGAAVIAARKMSSAMSAAKAAGDHMHDIWHGTPPGSFVSMGVISDGSYGAPNDVIFSFPVTIANKEWKIVQGLDIPSHAKPLLEATGKELLEEKTEALAVCEH; the protein is encoded by the exons ATG gGTTCACCAATACGTGTGGTAGTGACAGGTGCAGCCGGTCAAATTGCTTATTCTTTACTGTATCAAATAGCAAAAGGCGATGTATTCGGTGCAGACCAGCCCCTTATACTTCATCTATTGGATATTCCACCAATGATGGGAGTACTTGGAGGTGTAGTTATGGAAATAATGGATTGTGCATTGCCACTAGTTAGAGAAGTCATCCCAACTGCAGATCCTGCAGTTGCTTTTAAAGATGTGGAAGCAGCATTTCTTGTAGGTGCAATGCCTCGCAAAGAGGGAATGGAAAGGAAGGATCTATTGTCTGCAAAcgttaaaatttttaaagttcaa GGTGAAGCCCTTGACAAATATGCCAAGAAGACAGTAAAGGTTCTGGTTGTAGGAAACCCGGCAAATACAAACGCACTGATCTGCTCCAAATATGCTCCATCTATTCCTCGTGAGAATTTCACAGCAATGACACGCCTCGATCAGAATCGTGGTTGTTCTCAGATCGCGGATCGTCTGAAAGTGCCAGTAGGACAAGTGAAGAACGTGATAATATGGGGCAACCATTCAGCCACCCAAGTACCAGATGCCAACAGTGCTACAGTCGATTTGGGTTCTGGTCACGTTCCTGTAGTTGAAGCGCTTAAGAATGACGAATGGTTGAAGGGAGAATTTATTACa ACTGTCCAGAAAAGAGGAGCTGCAGTGATCGCGGCACGTAAGATGTCATCTGCCATGTCTGCTGCCAAGGCTGCAGGAGATCACATGCACGACATCTGGCATGGAACTCCACCGGGCAGCTTTGTCTCTATGGGTGTAATTTCTGATGGATCATATGGGGCACCAAATGATGTTATATTTTCCTTTCCTGTTACCATTGCAAATAAAGAATGGAAGATTGTTCAG